A window of Macrotis lagotis isolate mMagLag1 chromosome 1, bilby.v1.9.chrom.fasta, whole genome shotgun sequence genomic DNA:
ATGTATACTTTCAATAACTAcattgccctctgattccatgatatcagggcagttttccatcactacatcctgtaatattaagtccaggctttttttcctcttcaatgttttcaggaagtcatataattttcaggttgccccttctcgatctgttctccaggtcaatggttttgttgataaggtattttacattttcttctattttttctgttttttgcttttgtttaactgactcttgctgtctcacggagtcattagtttctgtagactccattctttttttggggggggagcaattttcttcattaaccttttgcaactccttttccagttggtcagttctactttttctttaaattaatttttattaaagatattatttgagttttataattttccacccatcttgcttccctcccctcaccccccacagaaagcactctgtcagtctttactttattttcatgttgtaccttgatccaaattgggtgtgatgagagtgaaatcatatccttaaagaagagaagagaagtctaagaggtgacaagatcagacaataagatatctgtttttttctaaattaaagggaatagtccttgaactttgttcatactccacagctccttatctggatacagatggcactctcccttgcagacagcccaaaattgttcctgattgttgcactgatggaatgagcaagtccttcaaggttgaacatcactcccatgttgcaactccttttccatttggtcaattgtacatttgaaagagctttccatttgaccaattgaggttttgagagaattattttctttttcatttgcccaattgaggatctgagagatttattctcattttgcatttgtccagttgatgatgtgagagatttattctctttttttaactgtccaattgatgatctgaaagatttcttctcattttgtaattgtccaattgaggatctgagagatttattctcctttttgtatttgtccagttgtactttctaaggatttgttttcttgttgcaaggtattaattgtctctcccaaatttttaagctccttccttatttcttcaaggaagtctttctgtgctgaagaccagatcgtattctcctcagaggttttaggtctttctgacttagggtctttcccttccaagaatttttctatggatccacctttccactgacccttcttcattttgctaaagccttgatttggggaggggcttgggatctctaaaagCTTTACTCATTTtctgcaatttctctggctgccagtaagaggtgctggttgctttctctggagtgtctgtgaccttgattgaggccttctccctttgcttgatgggtggagttggagctattgaattgttttgcttttaatcagtggtgctctttaccctggcctcaggtcattcctcagctgggctggttcttctgctcacatagctgtgcctgaggcagaattagtttgcaattgtttgttctgggaagaggtctgagctgtattGGAGGACTCTATGAGTTCTTCAGACCataggagcccagggatgatgtcagcagctctcctgcaccggaactctccccccagctctgtcagcaagctccagagggacagcaccaacatcaatgcctctgctccctagttgacttaAGACCCTGCCGtgtagccccaccgctgatccagcatgTCTGGCTTTTGGGCCCTCAGTCTCCCGGTTCCAATtaagctgttaatctggttgatccagggctgatcctccctctgagcccagactcacctgccggaattcgtccagtgctgctgggggagacaaatcctgaggtagatgttctttctcttggcttttctttctgggttttgtgggttggatttctttgaagaggtttgtttcatgtgatagatggggaaggatcaggagactttagaactgtgcctatcttctctctgctatcATTGACTTTAGAACTTTCAAGGGGATATATaaatccatatgtggaaccagatataaatttaaaatattcattgctTTAATTAGATGTCTTATCTATGAAAACTGCAAAATAATGCCAGACATCCCTTTAAAATGACTCAGTGGAATAGGTAGGCAAACATATCTTTTAGTCCAAATATCTCCTtagaaaaatgtgtgtgtgtgtataattataatttttgttgtgATTCACCCACTAACCAGATTGATAGTAGCTTATTTTCTTAGTCAAGatacttaatctcattgccttgctaacaacaaaaaaagaatattaagtgacttgcccaaggtcacatagttaggtaaattattaagtgcctgaggccgaatttgaactcagctcctcctgactccagggctattcactgcatcacatagctgcccccaagaGATAGTTAATTTCATACCTATTCTGTGTGTCTGTGAAATTTTGTTTAGAAGGGGTCCTCTTAAATGGAAAACTAGGATATCATTGCTCTAGAATAGATATTAATCTCCTTTTAAAAGTTCTATCAGATTTTAATTGagccctctttccttcctcccattttGCCTGAAGGAAAATGTCTTTTACTGTATTTATAGATGGCAGGGCATTGTGGGGTCATCCTTTCCTAGATCTTTGGAGATTTCTTTCTTAGATACCACTAATACAGTGCATTGATACCTGACAAAGCAATCATACTTTGGATGATAGTTTCTTACAAATTTACATAAACATTTTATGGTAATAGGAAACTGCAGACAAATTTGGGTGCATAATATTGGTAcgtggggatggctaggtggtgcagtggataaagcaccgactctggagtcaggagtaccagaattcaaatctggcctcagacacttaataattacctagctgtgtggctttgggcaagccatttaaccccatttgccttgcaaaaaaaaaaaaactaaaaaaaattgtggtttgtaaatgtcatggaatattgttctgtaagaaatgatgaaaatgaagattTTAGTGAAATGTGTGTGAACAATTTAAAGGAAAGATGTAATTTAAAAGAATGTAgtaataatataaaggaaaataatagtaaaaagatTGACTAATCTAGTATAAAGATTATTCTTGACTATTGAGGACTGgtaataaaacaaagcaaaacaaaaacaacatacGTCTATCTTCTTGATAGGAGAAGTGGTAGATTACAGCAGTTAGAGTTAGTCATTTTTGTCAGGCCATGTtcaatttgttaatttattttcctttatttccttgttacaaaatatttttattttgggggaggaggtAAACTACTAGAAAATAacaatgatgtaaaaaaaagcagtataacaaaaaaaaaattaccttactGTTGGCTGTTCAAAGaatctttagtctttttttaacctgttcagtttctgttcttttttcattttaattaattaattcttattttggacaaataatgttttttatacattactaaaatattcttgtttaagagtaaacataatacccccttcccccaagaaaacatagacctgcataagtgataaagtaaaggggtgagaaaaaattaaaattaaagtaaaaaataataattgtaggtatggcaaggtggcgcaatggatggaacaccagccctggggccaggagcacccgagcccaaatccggccccaggcacccaacaatcacccagctgtgtaaccccatgcaagccaccccaaccccattgccctacaaaaacttaaaaaaaagacccaaaataaaataaaatagtaataataatagtagagcggctgggtggcagacagatcagtagcccttgagtcaggagcactcaggtccaaatccagcctcagacacccaacaatcacccagctgtgcagctcTAGGCAGGCCAcacagtcccatttgccctgcaacatcccctgaaaataataataataataaaaaatgtgcttcagtctgtgttccaacaccaccagctctgacgcgggtggatcatattctttataagttcgtcataaaagttacttccatatttttccaccattgccattgctgatcacaactccctccattcatacttctctactaccatgaactatattttctctctcctttcactctgtctctgctgttagggtagttgagtggtgcagcagacagatccctggccctggggccaagaagccccgagcccacataccaccccttacccagcatccacctggccctatggtcccagatacGCCATGAAATCcaaggcccttgcaagaagtaaaaaagaaaatgcattatatctgactactctccccccatggtccatcctctcctcctttattcacatccccaccccttccccctgctgccccccccccttcttactccagatgcctataccccattgagtatatatgctgtttcctctcctatccacctctgatgagggcaaagattgcctcattcccccttgacttccccccttccatatcattgcaatagctcattgtaataaagaaaaatcttattatatgaaatatcttagcttgtTCTTccactccttttttctttctgtcattacatttcccttttagccattgactccatttttacaatgtattatatcttcaattcagctttctcctgtgcttcatctataaaagctccttctacctgctctattaaatgagaaggttcatatgagtattatcagtattgtttttctatacaggaatacgtgtagttcatcatcattaagtccctcatattttccccttctcctccattctctatgcttcacctgagtcctgtatttgaagatcagacctcctgttcagctctggccattcctacaggaacatttgaaattcccctggttctttgaaagtccatctttttccctggaagaggacgttcagttttgctgggtagttgattcttggttgcattctaagctcttttgccctccggtatattatattccaagccctatgagcccttaatgtagttactgctaagtcctgtgtgatcctgactgcagctccatgatatttgaattgtgtcttcctggctgcttgtaatagtttctctttgacttgggagttctggaacttggctgtaatattcctgggggttgtttgtttcttttttttttgatctctttcttggggagatggTTGGATTCTCTatgtttctattttgccctctgcttctaggatatcagggcatttttcctgtaataattctttgaaaatgatgtcaaggctcttttcctgatcatgactttcaggtattccaataatttttaaattatctttcctaaggctgttttccatatcagttgttttttcaatgagatgtttcacattttcttctactttttcattcttttggtttcgaagtattgagtcctgatttcttgtaaaatcagcaatctccctgagttctattctttgtctgaaggatttgttttccttagagagctttcttatctccttttccatctggccaattctgctttttaaagcattcttctcctcaataactttttgaactgttttatccatttgacctatgctcgtttttaaaatgttattttcttcagcatttttttggatctccttgactaagctgctgacttcattttcatgtttttcctgcatctcatttcttttcccaatttttcttctatcttcttcacttgattttcaaagtcttttttgagttctgtcatggcctgagcccaatttctgtttttcttggagtctttagatacaagagcttgtgcttcctcatcttcagattgagtgttttgatccttcttgggatctcAGGTAAAGTATTTGttaatggtatttctcttttttctctgcttactcattttcccagcctgagcgtggttttggggtgcttcctgagcttttgggacactcctataagtatctccatgtgtgaggctctgtcctccctcatggtctgtgaatgaccataatcgcccccccccccctttgccatggggctgaggtggggggagctgCTGTTCtgtggtggggcctagactgtgctcagtatctgaatgtggtcagagccccagagtcctgttgcagggacagaggacagagctctgcagtctctcttcactcccctccctaggttcaatgggctcatgccctgggggctcctgtttactggctctgcctgcttctgtttcctggatctgggctgctgtggccactGTGCTCGGCTGGGCTTCATGTCTtctctctggcagaggcccccccccccccccccccccgttccccCAAGTTCTgtctggtgctccccggggtataggtcaggaaactacccccactgctgtgagcagTGGCTCCCAGctctctggggctgcctccaggaggctgaagttccttcactctggtgggccacccctctgatggaccacccctccgaccccatggagccgagcctttctgctcttttacaggttaccttgggttcgagaattgcctcactggatccttctgtgggttctctctctccaaaatgtagttagagtccttagtttataagttttgctgcagagcaactgagagaagatcctctcctgtcgccatcttggctcagcccccctccccctttaGAGTCTTATTAACTAGTTATGGTCAATTAACTTTACAACTTCAAGGCTATGTGATTTAATGGACTCTTTCCTCCATGTTAGTAAGAGGCATCAGAATAGGACTTTAGTGGAATTTGGACAGGTAAAGCTATAGTAGTTTAGCAAAATGAATAGTttagcaaaatgaataatataacaAGAGCcccatgaaaaatataaataagtaatGCTTTCAGTCTTGGGCATATGAAAATAGACTTTGCATTTTAATGttccttttcatttgtttcagCTCTTGGGAATCAAACATCACCAGACACTATGAAAAATAAGTTAACAAGTAACTCTACCAAACCTAATATTTCCACCACCAGTGCCCCAGCCCTTTTGTCCAGTTCAGAAAAAAGTGAAGTGACCATATCTGTAGTCTCACCATCACCTACTACCGTGCCCCAAATGGAGGTTGAACCTACTAAAAAAGAGCAAGAGGAACTTGTTACACTGAGCAGTTCTTCAACTGTAACCAAGTATGCTTCAGACAATGGAGATTATGGAGAGCAAGAATATGATTGGACTCCCAGAGATGATACTGAAGAACAAATGCAAGAAAATACAGGTTATGGAGGATTTGACCAGCCTGTTAATCTGAACAGTTTTCAAGGCACAAAATCCTTTAAGTCTCCGTCATCAAATATCGAAGAGGAAGAcagccatttcttttttcatctcatTATTTTTGCTCTTTTGATTGCTGTTGTTTACATCACATATCACAACAAAAGAAAGGTGAGtttgagaattttcttcatctccAGTACTGCATATCAGAATCAAGTTTCTTTTCACATGTTGAATATTATGTATTTTGGCCCATGTTGCctatgtaaaattttatttttgaacaaattTCCCCTTTTGGTTCACCTGTTTAATACTTTGGTACATCTCTATAAAAGAGGATTTGAAATTATAACTATTTTCTGACTAAACTAATTTTagtcagaaaatgaataattataatttaacatTAATAGTTATAATTATAGATTAAGtttgcaaatttaaaaatgaattatttatataaatatacacaacatacatacatacatgcaattTAGGTTAGCAGTTAGGCAAAGAgactaaacatttatttataataatcttAATTGGATATCCCTCCTTTAACTTGCCTCTCTCCTATAATAACTAATCCTAAACtccttagatttatttatttttaatattatggtTTACCCTCTCTTTTGGGTATTTAACTTTCCCTTTTTTAGATCAGATAAATCTGTCAGTATTTTCCACATTAGTGTACTTACTTTGCAAATGGCTTTTTCTAAGAAGGGTTGtttctcttctacttctcttttacatttttcttttgatacACATAGAATtcgttattttattttattttatttttttcaaggcaaatggggttaagtggcttgcccaaggccacacagctaggtaattattaagtgtctgagaccaaatttgaacccaggtactcctgactccaaggccggggctttatccactgcaccacctagctgccccagttagtTATTTCTTGATGAGGAATAGGGTAGAGAAGAAACTGTTCCATAACCCTGGTCTGTGGAATCCAATCCTGTTTTTTGTCTATTGCCTTATTACTTGCATCTTTAATAGCATGTCATTCATTCTTTGAACTATTTCCAAACTATGCTTCTTGGCTAGCCAACTACTTTCCCTCAAAGTGTAAATTATAAGCCCTGTGATCCCATTTGTAGTAGCTAATCCCTGATTTAGAGCCTCCAGATCCTCCTCCCTAGCCTTCAAATCAGTTGCCTTTCCTTACTATCTCCTATTTCAACCCAGTCTCACATGAAGATGTGGCCCTTTTTTATGCCAAGGCAAATATGCATAAATGATCCCATTACATCCTGTCTTCTCCAAgcaaattttctcttttaccatCCCCATTTTGCTGCTTCCTTGCTGCCTACAAATAGCCCTGTGTCTTCCCTATCCTAAAGAAATGCTCACTTGATCGAACTATCTTTGAAAGTGAATGTCTCATCTCTCCTACCCTTTGTGACTAACCTTCTTAAGAAAGTTTGGAGactttttacttttattgtttGATGGAGAAAACTTGGGAAATTTCTCTGAGATATCTTCcaaaatttttgcttttaaactTATCAAATGTTGAACTGAACTTTCCCatattttaaaagacatgttAGGGTATTTGAGGGCAAAAGAAATTTCTCTAACATGTCTTTTAAAtactaatttgttttatttttaataaaagttaaaatattttttttttgttttttatttttttcccctttcattcctACATACTGTACCTGTTTAGGGGGTGAGATGAAAGGAACAGAGGACAAAAGAAAATTCCCCAACTTCCAGTGTACTAGTTAATTAAGAAAGCACTGAAGAAAGGCAAATGAtgtctgtttttttgtttgtttgtttttttagtttttgcaaggggttgtgtggcttgcccatggccacacatctaggtaattattaagtgtctgaggctggatttgaactcaggtattcctgactccagggccggtgttctatccactgtgccacctagccgcccatgatGCCTGTTTTTTCCTGAATGTTTCATGTAATTAGTGTTTTAGTTTGTTAAAATAAGAactaacttttaaatttaaaatagttttagaaaatataatttttttagctgTAGAGCAGAAAGATTTCaagttttgtttctgattatttactactgtgtagtatgttttcatttataaaaacaattttaaggtcagatttaaatatcaaataacatattttaatatttaaaaaaactgaaagtatATTATTGGGGGACAGAGTTTTTGTTAATTCAGAGCTCTACTTTCTGCTATTTATTTAATCATCTGCTTATTCAaacaattttgctttatttcagatcttcctaatgGTTCAGAGCAGAAAATGGCGTGATGGTCTTTGCTCCAAAACTGTGGAATATCATCGACTAGATCAGAATGTTAATGAGGCAATGCCTTCTCTGAAGATTACTAatgattatattttttgaaagtaCTGTGATCTGAGGTTACTTATTTAGTCAGTTTCTTTGTCTCACTTTTTATATCCTATTATGCAGATCTTTGCTATAGATAGTTGGTGAATTAGCTGAATTCAGCTGAATTCTAATCTGATACTGAAAATGTAGagctaaatattttttgtaccctgtttttttttcagatttcttcaTCTTGTATCTTCTGAAAGTGTCAGTGAAGCTAGTTTTTAAGTccctgaaaatatttatataaattttaaatagtcTGGCCTCAGTGTAGCAGTCTCTTAGTAgccaaattgatatttttgtttttaagccCAAATTTCTTTGTGTTATCAAGCTAATATAAATGAACATAATTGGTAGAATGCTTTGCATTTAAATAGAACTCTTCTTCAGAAAAGTACTTTAGATATTTCTTAGAGGACTTCTGCAGTATGCTTAGACATTGGGACTCTTAATAGGCCAATATTACCAGTTGATGATATACCAAGATTGAAATTTCTGGCATCACAGACTTTAtaattgtaatttctttttataagtgTTAAGGAAATGTAATTTATCCTTTGTGTTATTGAATTAAATCTAGAATTAGAAGTTTTGggccaaatataaaatatatgggtTACCAAATGATTAAACTCATTGGCTTCTTTAGGGTTCCAAGGTTGTTAGCTCAGCAGCAAGGAAGGGATTGCCCTGAAAAATGTTGAAATcattttgtggttattttttataataaaattaacatggGAGGTAGTTGGGATGAATTTTTGAGGCCTCTATTACTGGATTACATCTATCCACCATATTCAATTTATACCTAAATTAAGTCAATTAGATTTTTGTGGGTATactgcccttttttttttagtgttttatcTTATTCGTTCAGATACAGCAAatgactgattttctttttgcacaCCTTTTAATAATGATCAAAATTGATCACCTCATAGAGAAGTGATTTGAACTAAAGGTGACAACAGAATcgtatgttgttttttttttcttttggagggaGGATGTCCTCAGATATAATTTGAATTTGTTAAGCGTGGGAAT
This region includes:
- the C1H5orf15 gene encoding keratinocyte-associated transmembrane protein 2 isoform X2, with amino-acid sequence MPSSRAGGGLSALGNQTSPDTMKNKLTSNSTKPNISTTSAPALLSSSEKSEVTISVVSPSPTTVPQMEVEPTKKEQEELVTLSSSSTVTKYASDNGDYGEQEYDWTPRDDTEEQMQENTGYGGFDQPVNLNSFQGTKSFKSPSSNIEEEDSHFFFHLIIFALLIAVVYITYHNKRKIFLMVQSRKWRDGLCSKTVEYHRLDQNVNEAMPSLKITNDYIF
- the C1H5orf15 gene encoding keratinocyte-associated transmembrane protein 2 isoform X1 — encoded protein: MASLPARGTMEVSLPERRPRRRPDLSARSAPLLLLLLLVFPELPGALGNQTSPDTMKNKLTSNSTKPNISTTSAPALLSSSEKSEVTISVVSPSPTTVPQMEVEPTKKEQEELVTLSSSSTVTKYASDNGDYGEQEYDWTPRDDTEEQMQENTGYGGFDQPVNLNSFQGTKSFKSPSSNIEEEDSHFFFHLIIFALLIAVVYITYHNKRKIFLMVQSRKWRDGLCSKTVEYHRLDQNVNEAMPSLKITNDYIF